Part of the Anaerolineae bacterium genome, CTGCATTTCTTGGACATCGAACAAGTCTTCAAACTCCACCTTGTCAATATCCTCTAATATATCCGGGGTTATAGTTTTATCGTTCATTAGTTGCTCCTTTACTTGGTCTATTCTTGGTACAATTCTTTATAAAGGCAATCACCCTTCGGGAGGATGGGCAATAGTTTGTTTAATAGCGGGTAACATCTGGCGGGCAGTGTTCTCGCCGAGTTGCACCAGGTCTTGCACGTGCTCAAAATCTAGCGTGTGTTTGGCCGAGACTTTGTGTTGGATGAGAACGTCGATCAGGGGGAGTTGGTCTTCAACCACGTGGGCTTCCATAGCGCTGTAGATATTGAAAACGATTTGCAGGATGTTGGGCATTTGATCATAACTGCCGGCGTAAGACTCGCGCAAGGATTGGACGACGCTAGAAGCAATCACAATATCGGCCCCCCGATTGCGCAGCACGCTGGCGGGCAAAGGGTTAACAATACCACCGTCCACAAAATAACGGCCCTGGTAATGCCAGGGGTCGGCCAGCACCGGCACGCTGAGACTGGCGCGAATGGCATCGGCCAGAGGACCGGAGTCAAATACCACTTCATCGCCGGTCAAAATATCGGCAGCCACAATGCACAGCGGGATTTTCAAATCTTCAAACGTGCGACCTTCCACTGAACGGTCAATCACCCTGTCCCGCGCCTTGCGGCCTTTGGCAATGCCCGTGCGGGGGGGGATATTAAAATCCCAATTTGAAAATTTGGTGACATCTTTGATTTCGGTGACAAATTGATCCAGGCGGGCGGGACTCCAACCGGCGGCAAAAAACGCGCCAAACCAGGCTCCGGCGCTGGTGCCGGCCACCAGATCAATGGGGATTTCTTCCTGAAGCAAAACCTTCATCACTCCAATATGGGCCAAGCCCCGCGAACCGCCACTGGAGAGGGCCAGGCCAACGGTGCGGTTGGTCAAACGCCGCGCGGTGCGCCATAGGTCAACCTCAGCCCCACCGGCAATCCAAACATCTTGTTTTTGCCTGTGCGGTAAAAACCAATCAGGCGGCCGGCCAACAACAACCACGGTATCGGCCAGTTCCATCGCCTTTTCGGCCAGGGGGTCCGGGGTATCGGGCAAGATGATAATGATGTGTTTGTAAACCTCAACCTGGTAGCTTAAACTTTTGGCCAAATAACCTTCGTCCAGGTTGTCGTTATCCAAAATCATCACCCCGCCGCTGAGGGTGACGATATTTTCCAGCCTGGCGTTAGGCAAAGGAAGCACCCCCACCGTACTTTTTAATTGAGAATAAAGGGCCTGGGCCAGTTCAAAGCCACCCCATTCAATCTCCGGTGAGCCTGGCGAGTGCGGCGGGATAAGCAAAGCCGTGATCCGGCGGGTCAGGCGCCGTTTCTGGCGGCGCGTGGTGGTAACCAGCCGCTGGCTCAACTCTCGCATCATCTCCAGGCCAATTGAGGGCCGGGTGTTCAACAATTTTTCAAAATCCACTTTTCGTAAAGCCCACAGTTCTGCATCAATATCCACCCGCAGGCTGGCCGTGCGGGGCTGCGCCAGCAACAGTGAGATTTCCCCCACAAAGGCGCCCGGTCCCAGGTGCGCAATGGCTTCGCCGGTATCCCCATGCATCACGGTCACCTGGCCTGACTCCACCAGGTACATGGTATCGCCCACGTCGCCCTCTTTAAAAACAAGAGCGCCTTTGGGATAACTTTCACTTTTCAAACGACCGGCAATCAATTTGAGGTCGTTATCTTCCAGATTTTTGAAAAGGGGGATGCCTCGCAAAATATAGAGTGGGGTCAATGGCAGTCTCCTGCAATGCGCCTTAAGTTATTCTCCTCAATTATAAACCGATTGAGAGAAGGGGTCAATGGTAGGTAAGTCTTGGGGACAGGATATTGTCCTGTCCCCACCGATGACCTGAAACTTCCCGGCAAAAAGTTTGTGTTCCTGAATATTCCGATGAGAGCCGGGCCAAATTGGACAGCAATGAACTTTTTGGCTAAAATAAGATTGTTATCGTTCCCGTTTTCGTTCACGGGAACGATAACATGGATTGAGACAAACAAGAAGTTGAAACACACCCGCAAAACCAACAAGTTAGTCATTCGATGAGGATATCACCCCTGCCACCATTCCCCCAGTTGATACGCTAAGCTGACTTATTTTTGGAAAGTTATCGGTTTATCTTTGGAAAACTCAAACTAATGGCAGCAACCAAGTAAATATTTTAGGGAGTTTTGGCATCATGTTGAACAAGGTATTTCTCGTTGAGGATGAAATCGTTGCCAGAGAAGGCATTCGCGACAATGTGGATTGGACGGCCGCCGGTTTTGAATTTTGCGGCGAGGCCCCGGATGGGGAAATTGCCTTGCCCCTGATTGAGGCAGCCCAACCCGACGTACTCATTACCGACATCAAAATGCCCTTTATGGATGGCTTGCAGCTTTGCAAAATTGTGCGGGAGCGGATGCCGTGGGTTAAGATTATTATTCTGAGCGGGCACGATGAATTCAATTATGCCCAAGAGGCGGTGAAACTGGGAGTGACCGAATACCTGCTCAAGCCTGTGGGGGTGCGCGTGCTGCACCAGACCTTGCAAAAAGTGACCACCCAGATCAAGCAGGAGCGGGAAGAAGAAGAACACTTGCAAAAATTACAGGAGCAAATTGAAGAAAACCGGGCGGCTATGCGGGAAAGATTCCTGCTCAAACTGGTCATGGGCGCAGTTTCCTCGTCGGAAGCGGTGGAGACCAGCCAACTGTTGGATATGGACATTATTGC contains:
- a CDS encoding patatin-like phospholipase family protein, translating into MTPLYILRGIPLFKNLEDNDLKLIAGRLKSESYPKGALVFKEGDVGDTMYLVESGQVTVMHGDTGEAIAHLGPGAFVGEISLLLAQPRTASLRVDIDAELWALRKVDFEKLLNTRPSIGLEMMRELSQRLVTTTRRQKRRLTRRITALLIPPHSPGSPEIEWGGFELAQALYSQLKSTVGVLPLPNARLENIVTLSGGVMILDNDNLDEGYLAKSLSYQVEVYKHIIIILPDTPDPLAEKAMELADTVVVVGRPPDWFLPHRQKQDVWIAGGAEVDLWRTARRLTNRTVGLALSSGGSRGLAHIGVMKVLLQEEIPIDLVAGTSAGAWFGAFFAAGWSPARLDQFVTEIKDVTKFSNWDFNIPPRTGIAKGRKARDRVIDRSVEGRTFEDLKIPLCIVAADILTGDEVVFDSGPLADAIRASLSVPVLADPWHYQGRYFVDGGIVNPLPASVLRNRGADIVIASSVVQSLRESYAGSYDQMPNILQIVFNIYSAMEAHVVEDQLPLIDVLIQHKVSAKHTLDFEHVQDLVQLGENTARQMLPAIKQTIAHPPEG